The following proteins are encoded in a genomic region of Triticum urartu cultivar G1812 unplaced genomic scaffold, Tu2.1 TuUngrouped_contig_9683, whole genome shotgun sequence:
- the LOC125532335 gene encoding subtilisin-like protease SBT5.3: MGRGGRVLLLAFVLFLTSHLTTPASAATKSCLLVLSDLTSWPALIAGVTNQYKQLYLFKEISAIGLQIDDSLFPALEQLPGVLAVIPDRLHKVQTTHSWEFLGLESGGEPKNEWKYDAKFGEGVVIGNVDTGNLAVKLHHFFTSI; this comes from the exons ATGGGGAGAGGAGGCCGCGTTTTGCTGCTAGCCTTCGTGCTCTTCCTCACGTCACACTTGACGACGCCGGCGTCCGCTGCCACGAAG TCCTGTTTGCTTGTCTTGAGTGATCTGACGTCTTGGCCTGCTCTGATCGCTGGAGTCACCAACCA GTACAAACAATTGTATCTCTTCAAGGAAATCAGCGCCATCGGGTTGCAGATCGACGACAGCTTGTTCCCAGCCCTCGAAC AGCTCCCCGGGGTTCTGGCTGTGATCCCGGACAGGCTTCACAAGGTCCAAACGACGCATTCCTGGGAGTTCCTCGGGCTGGAGAGCGGCGGCGAGCCGAAAAACGAGTGGAAGTACGACGCCAAGTTCGGCGAGGGGGTCGTTATTGGAAACGTCGACACCGGTAATCTCGCAGTTAAATTGCATCATTTCTTCACATCAATCTAG